From the Desertibacillus haloalkaliphilus genome, one window contains:
- a CDS encoding YcdB/YcdC domain-containing protein has translation MKYKRFGLLSLSTALALGIASPTLAADVQAVQEQPSYEVEVAAVDVDIEKEDLIERLNELFPGKFDFLDNRDFHMNNHHIIGWEEEDTIRHSLYFNKQVGGNYIHGNVDFVGEDLTLQSYHYQPEDVKGALYPPEVSQDEAKQLAEDFVSSVADGEYELSDRFEPYVSWGNRTLTEPVRYNFAFQRLENGIPVVGQDLNVTVLGNGEITQYYGGSRHGQDAEYEAQENVLEKDDVLSTIEEKLDVELQYMLYHSPQSMEPEVRLVYVPSPQFGGIHAINGDWELGQSFVSELPETTELTLLSEEERTVEGEPVTRDDVRELAEDLLTVDDGGELRINSIQEQTRNDVDVYVVQYSIQYQNSGYGSSFEVSKETGEIFNFHNASRYDQNVEENLGYEEALEAAVEAIETYAPSKMHEYAYPVNNFNENADRGIYRFSFPQVKDGILVSGSALNVSISAEDGSLDSLYVSPLPEADWPSVDQAVDRETALNDYLNQLDIDLSYGNHPQSDESHKYHLIYRPTFSDGYEYYDATEGEWAKREQDERPDEEPQVSEHWAADELNYMIDAGIISVEDEAEVNPNEVISKGEAIEVIMKSLTRFYPEPPMPDDEVRSTFTNIGPDHELYQVVERAAQQNIIDTDSSTFAVDEALTREELAYWYVRALGLEDAAKHSEIYNVSFADAGAISDEYIGYVALANALGVLQGDSLNQFNAAGEVTLAELAVSNFRLAEKASELGVAVY, from the coding sequence ATGAAGTATAAGCGTTTTGGTTTACTTTCACTGTCAACTGCGTTGGCACTAGGAATTGCGTCACCGACACTTGCTGCAGATGTCCAAGCTGTACAGGAGCAGCCGTCTTATGAAGTTGAAGTTGCTGCCGTCGATGTTGATATTGAGAAAGAGGATCTTATTGAACGTCTGAACGAATTGTTTCCAGGAAAGTTTGACTTTTTAGATAATCGCGATTTTCACATGAATAATCACCATATCATTGGCTGGGAAGAAGAAGATACGATTCGCCACTCGCTGTATTTTAACAAGCAAGTTGGTGGCAATTATATTCATGGTAATGTTGATTTTGTTGGTGAAGATCTAACTCTACAAAGCTATCACTATCAACCTGAGGATGTAAAAGGTGCGCTGTACCCACCCGAAGTTTCGCAAGACGAGGCCAAGCAACTAGCTGAAGATTTTGTGTCTAGTGTTGCTGATGGTGAGTATGAATTAAGTGATCGTTTTGAGCCGTATGTGTCTTGGGGTAATCGTACGTTAACAGAGCCAGTACGATACAACTTTGCATTCCAACGTTTAGAAAATGGAATTCCAGTTGTTGGACAAGATCTTAACGTTACAGTATTAGGGAATGGTGAGATCACCCAATATTATGGAGGTTCTCGTCACGGACAAGATGCTGAATATGAAGCGCAAGAAAATGTGTTGGAAAAGGATGATGTCCTTTCAACGATTGAAGAGAAGCTTGATGTCGAGTTGCAATACATGCTTTATCATAGTCCGCAAAGCATGGAGCCTGAAGTACGTCTTGTCTATGTGCCATCACCGCAATTTGGTGGAATCCATGCGATTAACGGTGACTGGGAGCTAGGTCAGTCATTTGTTAGTGAACTGCCTGAAACAACAGAGCTTACATTGTTGAGTGAAGAAGAAAGAACAGTTGAAGGTGAACCGGTTACTCGTGATGATGTACGTGAATTAGCTGAGGACCTTCTAACTGTTGATGATGGTGGAGAGCTGCGTATTAACTCCATCCAAGAACAGACACGTAACGATGTTGATGTGTATGTTGTTCAATATAGCATTCAATATCAAAATTCAGGCTATGGAAGCAGTTTTGAAGTGAGCAAGGAAACAGGTGAAATTTTTAATTTCCATAATGCATCACGTTATGACCAGAACGTGGAAGAAAACTTAGGCTACGAGGAAGCTCTTGAAGCAGCTGTTGAGGCGATCGAAACGTATGCACCATCTAAGATGCATGAGTATGCTTACCCAGTAAATAACTTCAACGAAAATGCTGATCGTGGTATCTACCGCTTTAGTTTCCCGCAAGTGAAAGATGGAATCTTAGTAAGTGGTAGTGCATTAAATGTAAGTATTTCAGCTGAAGATGGTTCTCTTGATTCCTTATACGTTAGCCCGTTACCAGAAGCAGACTGGCCATCTGTTGATCAAGCAGTCGATCGTGAAACAGCATTAAATGACTACTTAAATCAGCTTGATATTGATCTTTCATATGGAAACCATCCGCAATCAGATGAAAGTCATAAGTACCATTTAATTTATCGTCCAACATTCAGCGATGGCTATGAATATTATGACGCAACTGAAGGCGAGTGGGCGAAGCGTGAGCAAGATGAGCGTCCAGATGAAGAGCCACAAGTGAGTGAGCACTGGGCTGCTGATGAGCTCAATTACATGATCGATGCAGGTATCATCTCTGTAGAAGATGAAGCAGAGGTGAACCCGAATGAGGTCATTTCAAAAGGGGAAGCAATCGAAGTGATCATGAAATCACTAACGAGATTCTACCCAGAACCACCAATGCCAGATGATGAAGTACGTTCTACATTTACCAACATTGGACCAGACCATGAGCTTTATCAAGTGGTTGAACGCGCAGCACAACAAAACATTATTGACACAGATTCAAGTACATTTGCTGTTGATGAAGCATTAACGCGCGAAGAGTTAGCATACTGGTATGTACGTGCACTAGGGCTAGAAGATGCAGCGAAACACTCTGAAATTTATAACGTGTCATTTGCTGATGCAGGTGCAATTAGCGATGAATATATCGGTTATGTGGCCCTTGCGAACGCACTAGGCGTTCTACAAGGTGACAGCCTTAACCAATTTAACGCGGCAGGTGAAGTAACGCTAGCTGAATTAGCTGTATCAAACTTCCGCCTCGCAGAGAAAGCCAGTGAATTAGGAGTAGCGGTTTATTAA
- a CDS encoding DUF4309 domain-containing protein, whose amino-acid sequence MQNLLLVLLTGVCLFIFTAFDQVSSLLIEDDRNTVTNVAEESLANIMQELQVKSNSIDGNHSPPQANEQKDIEGSLKIDEEGNRLDNTFIEQLKNGYLPPAKYAIGTSIEKIQEKKGPPLQEGEWRGAPYLSYDNANYFYHPEAGHQVVAIERFIYDSDVTSDDVTKLLGTPDLQDKDLHDGDWLLAYELDHDFDLLFRFTASDGPLFAIELQKRE is encoded by the coding sequence ATGCAAAATCTATTACTAGTATTATTAACCGGCGTTTGTCTGTTTATTTTCACAGCCTTCGATCAAGTTTCCTCATTATTAATAGAAGATGACAGAAATACAGTCACCAATGTCGCAGAAGAATCATTGGCAAATATCATGCAAGAACTACAGGTGAAAAGCAATAGTATAGATGGGAATCATTCACCTCCTCAAGCAAATGAACAAAAGGACATAGAGGGATCACTTAAAATAGATGAAGAGGGAAATCGTCTAGACAATACATTTATTGAACAACTTAAGAACGGCTACCTTCCACCTGCGAAATACGCCATTGGGACAAGCATTGAAAAAATTCAAGAAAAAAAGGGGCCACCGCTTCAAGAAGGGGAATGGCGAGGCGCTCCCTACCTAAGTTATGATAATGCAAACTACTTTTACCATCCTGAGGCTGGCCACCAAGTTGTTGCGATTGAACGTTTCATATATGACTCAGACGTAACTAGTGATGATGTGACCAAACTATTAGGTACACCTGACCTTCAAGATAAAGACTTACACGATGGGGATTGGCTTCTAGCGTATGAGCTTGACCATGATTTTGATCTCCTCTTTCGTTTCACAGCAAGCGACGGACCACTGTTTGCAATTGAATTGCAAAAAAGAGAGTAG
- a CDS encoding S41 family peptidase, with the protein MTRYIEKMQAVKLTIVFVLCFLAIPSFVFAESVEEQQKLDMVKHLIETFYYEPVDGDVLESDSISEIVGQLDPYSEYLSYEDYTRLVDSIAQEFVGIGVEIEQVDDGLAIINVFDGGGADEAGVQPGDIIIGVEGVTVNDVSLEEALLHIQGEEGTKVQLDLYRPKDETFIELVIERKVVSVPVVTAETLGGNIGYIGLHSFSEESASEVKQALTELGEVDQYIFDLRYNAGGYLGAAQDVAGFFPSVGHALQIKEHDTEQLMSLWAITQDQLFEQPVSVLINEYSASASEIVAAAVKDYQAAPVFGQTSFGKGTMQELFHLEPYNEESDILRLTTAEFLSPAGKTINQVGVTPTVETEVGRELTTAHETSLDNIYQDYHGLGELTRQVDTTTFSVAFSIPIDWESITESTFEFMEVGGQSVPLSYDPISETEIGIELEQPLEENRSYRLYVHPEGESEQGVSIESGYYVSVEVN; encoded by the coding sequence ATGACTAGATACATAGAAAAGATGCAGGCTGTTAAGCTGACAATCGTTTTTGTGCTTTGCTTTCTAGCGATACCGAGCTTTGTTTTTGCGGAATCTGTTGAGGAGCAGCAAAAGCTAGATATGGTGAAGCATTTAATAGAAACATTTTATTATGAGCCCGTAGATGGCGATGTCTTAGAGAGCGATAGCATCTCAGAGATCGTCGGGCAATTGGACCCGTACTCAGAGTATTTAAGTTATGAGGATTATACTCGATTAGTAGATTCGATTGCACAGGAGTTCGTAGGAATTGGTGTTGAAATTGAACAAGTCGATGATGGGCTTGCTATAATCAATGTGTTTGATGGCGGAGGCGCTGATGAAGCAGGTGTGCAACCAGGTGACATTATCATTGGAGTTGAAGGCGTGACTGTAAATGACGTATCACTGGAGGAAGCTCTTCTTCACATACAAGGGGAAGAAGGGACTAAAGTTCAGTTAGACCTTTATCGACCGAAAGACGAAACGTTTATCGAGCTTGTGATTGAACGTAAAGTGGTCTCCGTGCCGGTTGTGACGGCAGAGACACTAGGAGGGAATATCGGTTATATTGGTTTACATTCGTTTAGTGAAGAATCAGCTAGTGAAGTAAAGCAGGCGTTAACGGAACTAGGGGAAGTCGATCAGTATATCTTTGATTTGCGTTATAACGCTGGTGGTTATTTAGGGGCGGCTCAAGATGTGGCAGGCTTTTTCCCTAGTGTTGGTCATGCGCTTCAAATCAAAGAGCATGACACAGAACAATTGATGTCGCTTTGGGCGATTACGCAGGATCAGTTATTTGAACAACCCGTCTCTGTTCTCATTAATGAATACAGTGCAAGTGCCTCGGAGATTGTGGCTGCAGCGGTAAAAGATTACCAAGCTGCACCAGTTTTCGGTCAAACAAGCTTCGGAAAAGGTACGATGCAAGAACTTTTCCATCTTGAGCCTTACAATGAGGAGTCGGATATTTTACGTTTAACAACCGCTGAATTTCTTTCTCCAGCTGGTAAAACAATTAATCAAGTCGGGGTAACTCCAACGGTTGAGACTGAAGTTGGTCGTGAGCTTACTACTGCACACGAAACATCCTTAGATAACATCTACCAAGACTATCATGGACTTGGAGAGCTTACTCGACAGGTTGATACGACGACATTTTCGGTAGCATTCTCGATCCCAATCGATTGGGAATCAATAACTGAGTCAACGTTTGAGTTCATGGAAGTGGGTGGACAGTCAGTTCCTTTATCCTATGACCCGATTTCCGAAACTGAAATCGGAATAGAACTAGAGCAACCATTAGAAGAAAATAGAAGCTACAGGCTCTACGTGCACCCAGAAGGTGAGAGTGAGCAAGGGGTGTCGATTGAAAGTGGCTACTACGTTTCAGTCGAAGTTAATTAG